One segment of Castanea sativa cultivar Marrone di Chiusa Pesio chromosome 3, ASM4071231v1 DNA contains the following:
- the LOC142627671 gene encoding receptor like protein 27-like, producing MGKMNHQYLPLFLASCLFFISLSQTASNTSSQLHCLSDQSAHLLQLRQEFVEKRMYTKPEYYSYYDYPDYYNGSYPKMKSWKADSDCCSWDGVTCDIENGEVIGLDLSNSWLYGPLNSNSSLFSLCHLQKLNLDSNNFSSSTIPPEFGQLVRLTHLNLSFSFLHGRIPSEISWLSNLVSLDLSFNYFKYNVVGDYYHYKLLDLRRIDLEALVQNMTYLRELHLGDVNISSSLPQSLANLSSLTSLTLSDCNLQGEFPTNIFLLPRIKFIDLSYNNKLAGFLPKFQSRSSLKQLHLSSTNFSGELTNSMDNLGSLNVLDLSGTNLFGELPNSISNLKSLNYLDLDSSNFSGAIPPSIGNLSQLTHLSLSYNNFHGQLPSTLGNLAKLTYLGLTKILNYREVPPFLGNLTQLEGLSLSQNNFDCGFPIWLTNITKLRLIDFSGNQLKGKIPSEISRLPHLSNLDLSQNSLTGAIPSVLFTIPSLSALFLDQNQLIVPLTFQNNSLSPLHALGLSENKMNESILRSIVNFTKLQMLLLSSINLKGKVELNNFIELKELRSLDLSGNKVLFSKENINSTLPKFSYLSMSSCNLTEFPDFLKAQNELQVLDLSNNNIEGKIPKWFWNVGKETLGYLNLSFNLLSKFEQPPVVLPWKNMYLLDLSSNMFQESFPIPPLSTNYFFASKNNFTGSIPPMICKVHTLEVLDVSNNQLTGQIPQCLLNLSNSLVVLAMRNNHFQGNLSETFTNGCSLRTLDLNQNQIQGKIPRSLVKCRMLDVLNLGNNKLNDTFPFWLESLPELKILVLRANGFHGPIWDHDIPFGLSKLHVIDLSHNNFSGKLPSEYFQNWSAISKVIGNDKSQPGYMGDDFSYYKDSMTIVNKGVELELVKILTIFTAIDLSDNRFYGEIPDSVGNLKGLIVLNLSSNQFMSHIPSSLGNISALESLDLSQNSLFGEIPQQLTSLTFLEYLNLSQNQLFGPIPQGGQFLTFQSSSFEGNFGLCGFQLSKKCGNNEMPTSEMRHESSLGEGFCWKVVVIGYACGLVIGFLTGHVVTSRRTDWLVRNFGVNLRR from the coding sequence ATGGGAAAAATGAATCATCAATACTTGCCTTTATTCCTTGCCTCTTGTTTgttcttcatttctctttctcaaactGCCTCTAATACTTCCTCTCAACTTCATTGCCTCTCTGACCAAAGTGCTCATTTGCTGCAACTAAGGCAAGAATTTGTTGAAAAGCGAATGTATACTAAACCTGAGTACTATAGTTACTATGATTACCCTGATTACTATAATGGTTCTTATCCAAAGATGAAGTCTTGGAAGGCAGATAGTGATTGTTGTTCCTGGGATGGGGTCACATGCGATATAGAGAATGGTGAGGTGATTGGCTTGGACCTGAGCAACAGTTGGCTTTATGGGCCTCTCAACTCTAACAGCAGTCTCTTTAGTTTGTGTCACCTTCAGAAACTCAACCTTGACTCCAACAACTTCTCTTCCTCCACAATCCCACCTGAATTTGGCCAGCTTGTGAGGTTGACCCATCTCaacctctctttttctttcttacatGGCCGAATCCCGTCTGAAATTTCATGGCTATCCAATTTGGTTTCACTTGATCtctctttcaattattttaaatacaatGTTGTTGGTGATTATTATCATTATAAACTGTTGGATCTCAGAAGAATTGATCTTGAAGCACTTGTCCAGAACATGACATATTTGAGAGAACTTCATCTAGGCGATGTGAACATTTCATCGTCGCTACCTCAATCACTGGCAAATTTATCTTCCTTGACTTCTCTTACTCTGTCTGACTGCAATTTGCAAGGTGAATTTCCAACGAATATTTTCCTATTGCCCAGGATAAAATTCATTGATCTGTCATATAACAACAAACTTGCTGGTTTTCTTCCTAAATTTCAATCTCGTAGTTCCCTAAAGCAATTGCATCTTTCCTCAACAAATTTTTCTGGGGAATTGACTAATTCAATGGACAACCTTGGGTCTTTGAATGTTTTGGATCTTTCCGGAACAAATTTATTTGGGGAATTGCCCAACTCAATCAGCAACCTCAAGTCCTTGAATTATTTGGATCTTGATTCAAGTAATTTTTCAGGGGCAATTCCCCCTTCTATTGGAAACCTATCACAGCTTACTCATCTTTCCCTCTCATATAACAATTTCCATGGTCAGCTTCCATCTACATTGGGAAACCTTGCAAAACTCACTTATCTAGGACTTACCAAAATCCTTAACTATCGGGAAGTACCACCTTTCTTGGGAAATCTTACACAACTAGAAGGCTTAAGCCTTTCGCAGAACAATTTTGACTGTGGCTTCCCAATTTGGCTAACAAATATTACTAAACTCCGCTTGATCGATTTCAGCGGAAATCAGTTGAAAGGGAAAATCCCATCTGAAATAAGTAGACTTCCTCATTTGTCAAACCTTGACTTGTCTCAAAACTCACTCACGGGGGCCATTCCCTCAGTTTTGTTTACAATCCCTTCATTGTCTGCATTATTTCTAGATCAAAATCAGCTCATTGTCCCTCTCACATTCCAAAATAACTCTTTATCACCATTACATGCCCTTGGATTGAGTGAAAACAAAATGAATGAATCGATTCTAAGGTCAATTGTCAATTTCACTAAGCTACAAATGCTACTGCTTTCTTCAATCAACTTAAAGGGCAAGGTGGAGTTGAACAATTTCATTGAGCTTAAAGAGCTTCGCAGTCTCGATCTTTCAGGTAACAAAGTAttgttttcaaaagaaaatatcaattcaACCCTCcccaaattttcatatttgtcAATGTCTTCTTGCAATTTGACTGAATTTCCTGattttctaaaagcccaaaatGAATTGCAAGTTTTAGACCTTTCCAATAACAACATTGAAGGTAAAATACCTAAATGGTTTTGGAATGTTGGAAAAGAGACATTGGGTTACCTAAATCTTTCATTTAACCTTTTAAGCAAATTTGAGCAACCACCGGTAGTTCTTCCATGGAAAAATATGTACCTTTTAGACTTGAGTTCCAACATGTTCCAAGAGTCATTTCCAATTCCCCCATTGtctacaaattatttttttgcctcaaaaaataattttactgGAAGTATCCCTCCAATGATATGTAAGGTGCATACTCTGGAAGTCCTTGATGTGTCTAATAACCAATTGACTGGTCAGATTCCACAATGTTTGCTGAACCTAAGCAATTCTCTTGTAGTATTGGCTATGAGAAATAACCACTTTCAGGGAAACTTGTCTGAAACATTCACAAATGGATGTAGTTTGAGGACACTAGACTTGAATCAAAACCAAATACAGGGGAAGATACCACGATCATTAGTTAAATGTCGAATGCTAGATGTTCTAAATCTTGGTAATAATAAATTGAATGATACATTCCCTTTTTGGTTGGAGTCTTTACCAGAGTTAAAAATTCTTGTCTTGCGAGCAAATGGATTCCATGGTCCTATATGGGATCATGATATACCGTTTGGCTTATCTAAGTTGCATGTCATTGACCTCTCTCACAATAATTTCTCCGGCAAATTACCATCAGAGTACTTTCAAAACTGGAGTGCAATCTCAAAGGTCATTGGCAACGACAAATCCCAACCAGGGTACATGGGAGATGACTTCAGTTATTACAAAGACTCAATGACTATAGTGAATAAGGGAGTAGAATTGGAATTGGTAAAAATCTTGACCATCTTCACAGCTATTGATCTCTCTGACAATAGATTTTATGGAGAAATTCCAGATAGTGTAGGGAACCTCAAAGGGCTAATTGTACTCAATTTATCAAGCAATCAATTTATGAGCCATATCCCATCATCGTTGGGAAACATAAGTGCGCTTGAATCTTTGGATCTTTCTCAAAATAGCCTCTTTGGTGAAATCCCTCAGCAACTAACAAGTCTCACATTTCTTGAGTATTTAAACCTCTCTCAAAATCAACTTTTTGGTCCAATTCCACAAGGTGGGCAGTTTTTGACATTTCAGAGTTCCTCTTTCGAGGGAAACTTTGGTTTGTGTGGCTTTCAATTGTCAAAGAAATGTGGAAATAATGAGATGCCAACTTCTGAAATGAGACATGAATCATCATTGGGAGAAGGATTTTGTTGGAAAGTGGTAGTGATTGGATATGCTTGTGGATTGGTAATTGGATTCCTTACTGGACATGTTGTCACCTCAAGAAGGACGGATTGGCTAGTGAGAAATTTTGGAGTGAACTTACGTAGGTGA